From one Scyliorhinus torazame isolate Kashiwa2021f chromosome 25, sScyTor2.1, whole genome shotgun sequence genomic stretch:
- the LOC140402386 gene encoding RNA-binding protein Nova-1-like — MPQNVGKTEPVNILQPQTNVNPDRVKQAKLIVPNSTAGLIIGKGGATVKAVMEQSGAWVQLSQKPEGINLQERVVTVSGEAEQNRKAVELIVQKIQEDPQSGSCLNISYANISGPVANSNPTGSPYANSTEVLPAAASAAGLLGHANLAGVAGFTTGLSSFTGNDLLAISSALNTLASYGYNTNSLGLGLNPATATGVLAAVAASANPAAAAAANLLASYASEASGGGGGNAPGSAMGTFSLGSLAAATNGYFGAASPLAAGSILAAEKLGEGSKDVVEIAVPENLVGAILGKGGKTLVEYQELTGARIQISKKGEFIPGTRNRKVTITGTAAATQAAQYLISQRITYEQGVRAANLQKVG, encoded by the coding sequence GCGAAATTGATTGTTCCGAACAGCACAGCAGGTCTGATCATCGGCAAAGGCGGAGCCACAGTGAAGGCCGTGATGGAACAGTCCGGGGCTTGGGTCCAGCTCTCCCAGAAGCCGGAAGGGATTAACCTGCAGGAGCGAGTGGTGACGGTGAGCGGCGAGGCGGAGCAGAACCGCAAGGCGGTGGAGCTGATCGTCCAGAAGATCCAGGAGGACCCGCAGAGCGGCAGCTGCCTCAACATCAGCTACGCCAACATCTCGGGCCCCGTCGCCAACTCCAACCCCACCGGCTCCCCGTACGCCAACTCGACGGAGGTGCTGCCGGCCGCGGCCTCTGCGGCGGGCCTGCTGGGGCACGCCAACCTGGCCGGCGTGGCGGGCTTCACCACCGGCCTGTCCAGCTTCACCGGCAACGACCTGCTGGCCATCAGCTCGGCGCTCAACACACTGGCCAGCTACGGATACAACACCAACTCCCTCGGCCTGGGCCTCAACCCGGCCACCGCCACCGGCGTCCTGGCCGCCGTGGCGGCCAGCGCCAACccggccgccgccgccgccgccaacCTGCTGGCCTCCTACGCCAGCGAGGCCTCGGGCGGCGGAGGCGGCAACGCGCCCGGCAGCGCGATGGGCACCTTCTCGCTGGGCTCGCTGGCCGCCGCCACCAACGGCTACTTCGGCGCGGCCTCGCCGCTGGCGGCCGGCTCCATCCTGGCCGCGGAGAAGCTGGGCGAGGGCTCCAAGGACGTGGTGGAGATCGCGGTGCCGGAGAACCTGGTGGGCGCCATTTTGGGAAAAGGCGGGAAGACGCTGGTCGAGTACCAGGAGTTGACTGGCGCCCGGATTCAGATCTCCAAAAAGGGCGAGTTTATTCCCGGCACCAGGAATCGCAAGGTGACGATCACGGGCACAGCGGCAGCAACCCAGGCGGCGCAGTATTTAATCAGCCAGCGGATCACCTACGAGCAGGGGGTCCGCGCGGCAAACCTCCAGAAAGTgggttaa